One stretch of Eupeodes corollae chromosome 2, idEupCoro1.1, whole genome shotgun sequence DNA includes these proteins:
- the LOC129945535 gene encoding glucose dehydrogenase [FAD, quinone]-like, translating to MACVQLSDTIATVTMTDFPGQCVQQSLGIGNTLVSTLLHTLLAAQCSLSPPELWPKDYGPTYIEKGLDTYDFVVIGAGTAGSVVASRLSENPKWKVLVLEAGGDPPIESMIPAIFFEVQHSKYNWDYYTERDGKSCLGYKNQMCYWARGKMIGGSGAINAMLYVRGNNEDYDNWERMGNPNWAWKDVRRAFEKSLQTNESDSKGSACVNHFDEHYPEIRRMLFSGAKELGLPEFDLAKGDTHIGYTTVRGNVKNGIRGSTGQTFLAKGKDRPNLHVIKNAVATKINFNDQGTQVTGVEFTYNDHQKLSVKINKELILSAGSLDSPKLLMLSGIGPQEHLENLGIPVLKNLNVGDNLQDHLMIPLFFKLDESKIRAENMRDQLDAIYTYLVNQTGPLAAIGTVPITGFLNSDESSSSPYPDILYHNLFMQRGTSSLETWMKAVELSDGIAESLREAHRDGHLLQIFIKLLKPKSTGKIRLHSADPKDPPKMFANYLDDPEDIETLLRGIKFQMKMEKTAAFREQNAEIVKLDIPECDKFEFRSDNYWKCYMKYMGNTVYHMAGSVKMGPDTDSGAVLDWRLRIKGVKGLRVADTSIMPSIVSGNTNGPTIMIGERAAEFISEDWNTISDHTEL from the exons atgGCGTGCGTTCAGTTATCAGACACAATTGCAACAGTAACGATGACAGATTTTCCTGGTCAATGCGTTCAACAAAGTTTGGGCATTGGAAACACTTTGGTGTCTACCCTTCTGCATACTTTACTCGCTGCTCAATGTAGTCTATCACCACCAGAACTCTGGCCAAAGGACTATGGACCTACTTATATAGAAAAGGGTTTAGACACCTACGACTTTGTGGTAATTGGAGCTGGAACTGCTGGTTCGGTGGTTGCCAGTAGACTTAGTGAGAACCCCAAATGGAAAGTCTTGGTATTGGAAGCAGGTGGAGATCCACCGATTGAGTCAATG attcctgctatattttttgaagttcagCATTCAAAGTATAATTGGGATTACTATACCGAGCGCGATGGCAAAAGCTGCTTGGGATACAAGAATCAAATGTGTTATTGGGCCAGAGGAAAAATGATCGGTGGCAGTGGGGCTATTAATGCTATGTTATATGTTCGGGGTAATAATGAAGATTATGATAACTGGGAGCGAATGGGAAATCCTAATTGGGCTTGGAAAGACGTTCGaagagcttttgaaaaatcccttCAGACCAATGAATCAGATTCGAAGGGTTCGGCTTGTGTTAATCACTTCGACGAACACTACCCTGAAATTAGGCGGATGTTGTTTAGTGGAGCTAAGGAACTGGGTCTGCCTGAATTTGATCTAGCAAAAGGAGATACTCACATCGGATATACTACCGTAAGaggaaatgttaaaaatggtATTCGTGGAAGTACTGGACAAACCTTTCTAGCAAAAGGCAAAGATAGGCCAAATCTGCATGTCATCAAAAATGCCGTAGctacgaaaatcaattttaacgatCAAGGCACTCAAGTTACAGGAGTTGAGTTTACTTACAATGATCATCAAAAGCTTTCAGTTAAAATCAACAAAGAGCTTATTCTCTCGGCTGGTAGCTTAGACTCTCCAAAATTGCTAATGCTATCGGGAATTGGGCCCCAGGAACACCTTGAAAATTTAGGCATTCctgttttaaagaatttaaatgtcGGCGATAATCTTCAAGATCATCTGATGATTCCATTGTTCTTCAAATTAGACGAAAGCAAAATCAGAGCTGAAAATATGAGAGATCAACTCGATGCTATTTATACCTACCTTGTCAATCAAACAGGACCATTGGCTGCAATCGGAACTGTTCCAATCACTGGTTTTCTGAATTCCGATGAAAGTTCCAGCAGTCCTTATCCGGATATCTTGTATCATAACTTGTTTATGCAACGTGGAACTTCAAGTTTGGAAACTTGGATGAAAGCCGTGGAATTATCCGATGGTATAGCTGAAAGTTTGCGAGAGGCTCATAGAGATGGTCACTTACttcagatttttataaaacttctcAAACCCAAGTCAACTGGAAAAATTCGTTTACATAGTGCTGATCCAAAAGATCCTCCAAAAATGTTCGCCAACTACTTAGACGATCCCGAAGATATAGAAACACTTCTGAGGGGAATTAAATTccaaatgaaaatggaaaaaactgcagcttttagagaacaaaatgctgAAATTGTAAAACTTGACATACCTGAATGTGATAAATTTGAGTTTAGAAGTGACAACTATTGGAAGTGCTACATGAAATATATGGGAAATACAGTTTATCATATGGCAGGATCTGTTAAAATGGGTCCCGATACAGACTCAGGTGCTGTTCTAGATTGGCGTCTTAGGATAAAAGGTGTTAAAGGGTTAAGAGTTGCAGACACCAGTATAATGCCAAGCATTGTAAGTGGAAATACAAACGGTCCAACCATTATGATCGGGGAAAGAGCAGCTGAGTTCATAAGTGAAGATTGGAATACTATAAGTGACCATACTGAGTTATGA